One part of the Clostridium thermosuccinogenes genome encodes these proteins:
- a CDS encoding ABC transporter ATP-binding protein, with product MPFEISPRQRVAIVGENGAGKSTIIKLLCKLYKPDSGKITINGINLDDIPFSQLKRIYSVVFQDYSSYSLTLRENIAFGDIDKLKDDKAILDAVNKGLATEVLNKMPKGIDTNLGKLEDDGVDLSGGQWQRVAIARACVSDSAFVILDEPTSALDPVVETEILKQFIEIARDKTAVIISHRVGLCKFADKIIVMKDGQICEIGTHDSLINKNGEYKRLYTSQEQWYR from the coding sequence GTGCCTTTTGAAATATCTCCCAGGCAGAGAGTTGCCATAGTTGGGGAAAATGGGGCCGGTAAGTCCACGATTATCAAACTGCTTTGCAAACTTTATAAGCCTGATAGCGGAAAAATCACAATAAACGGCATCAATTTGGACGATATACCATTCTCCCAATTAAAACGGATCTATAGTGTTGTTTTTCAGGATTACTCAAGCTATTCATTAACATTAAGAGAAAACATTGCTTTTGGAGATATTGATAAGCTAAAGGATGATAAAGCTATATTGGATGCTGTCAATAAAGGATTGGCGACAGAAGTGTTGAACAAGATGCCTAAAGGTATCGATACCAATTTAGGCAAGCTGGAAGACGACGGCGTTGATCTGTCCGGGGGGCAATGGCAGCGTGTGGCGATTGCGAGAGCGTGCGTTTCAGACAGTGCATTTGTAATCCTGGACGAACCTACCAGCGCACTGGACCCTGTTGTTGAAACGGAAATATTAAAGCAATTCATTGAAATAGCTAGGGATAAGACAGCTGTTATAATATCTCACAGGGTCGGTCTTTGCAAATTCGCCGACAAAATTATCGTAATGAAGGATGGGCAGATATGCGAAATCGGCACCCATGACAGCTTAATAAATAAGAATGGCGAATATAAAAGGTTATATACCTCACAGGAGCAATGGTACCGCTAA